In a single window of the Pongo abelii isolate AG06213 chromosome 1, NHGRI_mPonAbe1-v2.0_pri, whole genome shotgun sequence genome:
- the ASCL5 gene encoding achaete-scute homolog 5, with translation MNNNFCRALVDRRPLGPPSCMQLGVVPPPRQAPLPAAEPLGNVPFLLYPGPAEPPYYDAYAGVFPYVPFPGAFGVYEYPFEPAFIQKRNERERQRVKCVNEGYARLRGHLPGALAEKRLSKVETLRAAIRYIKYLQELLSSAPDGATPPASRGLPGTRPCPAPPAAPPPDRPGDGEARAPSSLVPESSESSCYSPSPFLESEESCH, from the coding sequence ATGAACAATAACTTCTGCCGGGCTCTGGTGGACCGGAGGCCTCTGGGGCCCCCCAGCTGCATGCAGCTGGGCGTCGTGCCCCCTCCCCGGCAGGCGCCCCTGCCCGCCGCCGAGCCCCTGGGCAACGTGCCCTTCCTGCTGTACCCGGGCCCAGCAGAGCCGCCCTACTACGACGCCTATGCGGGGGTGTTCCCCTACGTGCCCTTCCCCGGCGCCTTCGGGGTCTACGAATACCCCTTCGAGCCAGCCTTCATCCAGAAGCGCAACGAGCGCGAGCGGCAGCGCGTCAAGTGCGTCAACGAGGGCTACGCGCGCCTCCGCGGCCACCTCCCCGGCGCCCTGGCTGAGAAGCGACTCAGCAAGGTGGAGACGCTGCGCGCCGCCATCCGCTACATAAAGTACCTGCAAGAGCTGCTGAGCTCGGCCCCCGACGGCGCGACGCCCCCCGCTTCCCGCGGCCTTCCGGGCACCCGGCCCTGCCCCGCGCCGCCCGCCGCCCCCCCGCCCGACCGCCCTGGGGACGGCGAGGCCCGGGCGCCCTCCTCCCTGGTGCCGGAGTCATCCGAGTCCTCCTGCTACTCCCCGTCGCCTTTCTTGGAGTCGGAGGAATCCTGCCATTGA